One window of Triticum dicoccoides isolate Atlit2015 ecotype Zavitan chromosome 5A, WEW_v2.0, whole genome shotgun sequence genomic DNA carries:
- the LOC119300627 gene encoding putative polyol transporter 1, with the protein MDKEQQRHDELQAPLLPGDGGKAAAAAGSAYALVCSLVASAISVIYGYNRGVMSGAQKFMQDDLGISDAQIEVLIGATSIYSLVGSLAAGWACDCAGRRRTMALSAAMFFAGSAITSVAGGYAVLMAGQLVAGVACGFGLVVAPVYIAEMAPAASRGFLSSIPEIAGNTGILLSYIADSALAGFPNNVNWRLMIGVGAVPPLFLAVATLLAMPETPRWLVLHGHHDEARRVLARTTGDAALADRRLKEIVSSARESSKQAVPGGSDGTTRSTSVWRDILIRPTRSVRRVLLAILGLQFFQQASGVAALVLYAPRVFHHAGVTSQSAVLGATILLGVAKIVAIVIPLFLADRLGRRPMLLTSAGGMTVSLLVLGFSLRALPTAHAGGSAAWWAAATSVTAAAAFMATFSLGFGPVIWMYGSEILPLRLRAQGTGIGTAVNRVMSAVVGMTFISLYEAVGMAGSFYIFAGCAAASWVFVYALLPETKGRTLEEMEALFDDSAKSPSLTTQ; encoded by the exons ATGGACAAGGAGCAACAGCGCCATGACGAGCTCCAGGCGCCGCTGCTTCCCGGCGACGGCGGGaaggccgccgccgcggccggaAGCGCTTACGCGCTCGTCTGCTCCCTGGTCGCCTCCGCCATCTCCGTCATCTACGGTTACA ATCGAGGTGTGATGAGCGGGGCGCAGAAGTTCATGCAGGACGACCTGGGTATCAGCGACGCGCAGATCGAGGTGCTCATCGGGGCCACCAGCATCTACTCCCTCGTCGgctcgctggccgcgggctgggcgTGCGACTGCGCCGGGCGCCGCCGCACTATGGCGCTCTCCGCTGCCATGTTCTTCGCCGGCTCGGCGATCACCAGCGTCGCGGGAGGATACGCGGTGCTGATGGCCGGACAGCTCGTCGCCGGTGTTGCCTGTGGGTTCGGCCTCGTCGTCGCGCCCGTCTACATCGCCGAGATGGCGCCGGCGGCGTCCCGTGGCTTCCTCTCCTCCATTCCAGAG ATCGCGGGCAACACGGGCATTCTGCTCAGCTACATCGCCGACTCCGCCCTTGCCGGCTTCCCCAACAACGTCAACTGGCGCCTAATgatcggcgtcggcgccgtcccgCCGCTATTTCTCGCGGTCGCCACGCTCCTCGCCATGCCGGAGACCCCGCGCTGGCTCGTACTCCACGGCCACCACGACGAAGCACGCCGTGTCCTCGCCCGCACCACGGGCGATGCGGCCCTCGCTGACCGCCGCCTCAAGGAGATCGTTTCCTCCGCGCGGGAAAGCTCCAAGCAGGCCGTTCCCGGCGGCAGCGACGGGACGACCCGGTCCACAAGCGTCTGGCGCGACATACTGATCCGGCCGACGCGGTCTGTCCGTCGCGTGCTGCTCGCCATCCTCGGCCTCCAGTTCTTCCAGCAGGCGTCCGGCGTCGCGGCGCTCGTGTTGTACGCGCCGCGGGTGTTCCACCACGCCGGAGTGACCTCCCAGTCTGCGGTTCTCGGTGCCACGATCCTCCTCGGCGTCGCCAAGATTGTGGCCATTGTGATCCCGCTCTTTCTGGCTGACCGGCTGGGCCGGCGTCCCATGCTGCTCACCAGTGCGGGCGGCATGACCGTGTCTCTGCTCGTGCTAGGCTTCTCTCTTCGAGCGTTGCCGACGGCACACGCGGGCGGGAGCGCCGCGTGGTGGGCCGCTGCAACGAGCGTGACGGCCGCCGCAGCGTTCATGGCGACCTTCTCGCTGGGGTTCGGGCCAGTAATTTGGATGTACGGGTCAGAGATCCTGCCGCTCCGGCTACGCGCGCAGGGCACTGGCATAGGCACGGCGGTGAACCGGGTGATGAGCGCAGTGGTGGGGATGACGTTCATATCGCTGTACGAGGCTGTGGGCATGGCCGGAAGCTTTTACATCTTCGCGGGGTGCGCAGCAGCGTCCTGGGTTTTCGTCTACGCACTCCTGCCGGAGACAAAGGGGAGGACCCTCGAGGAGATGGAGGCGCTCTTCGACGATTCCGCCAAGTCGCCATCGCTGACAACGCAGTGA